Proteins found in one Arthrobacter sp. U41 genomic segment:
- a CDS encoding alpha-hydroxy acid oxidase, translating to MKISDARQLIQVKTPVFSRRRRVLADAFNVEEYRKSAQRVLPAGIFDYLDGGSEDEVTLRRNRAVFDSWALMPSWGPVSGPDTSTTLLGKSSALPLTLTPTGATRLFHPEGELAVAAAADRARIPYGLAGLSTVPMETIAASHPALDRWFNFGLTSDAQAMKDKLARCEAAGFNTLIVGVDTRALGARERDLHNGFTAPPALTLSTIADIARRPSWWISFLKSDGISFPNLDPRSAAATSVVTPSMWQHILGHSDATSGWKELEALRQAWHGKIVLKGCVNPADVEKAARIGLDAVQLSNHGGRQLDHMLSPMDVLQESRQRVGDSMEIYVDSGIRRGSDVLKALALGADACSIGRAYLYGLVAAGSPGVGRIIEIFADELRRTMTLVGVSSIPELKARGGEILRDIRHSGEILETTASGNTHQQVLNLQARSALLPQTCGKLCESLNS from the coding sequence TTGAAAATCAGCGACGCCCGGCAGCTAATCCAGGTCAAAACCCCCGTCTTCTCCCGACGGCGCCGGGTACTGGCCGACGCTTTCAATGTGGAGGAATACCGCAAATCGGCACAGCGGGTCCTGCCGGCCGGGATCTTTGACTACCTCGACGGCGGCTCGGAAGACGAGGTGACGCTGCGCCGCAACCGCGCCGTCTTCGATTCCTGGGCGCTGATGCCCAGTTGGGGCCCGGTCTCCGGACCCGACACCAGCACCACCCTGCTCGGAAAAAGCAGTGCCCTGCCCCTGACCCTGACGCCCACCGGCGCCACCCGGCTCTTCCATCCCGAGGGCGAGCTCGCCGTCGCCGCCGCCGCCGACCGGGCCCGTATCCCCTACGGACTGGCCGGGCTGAGCACCGTGCCGATGGAAACCATCGCGGCGAGCCACCCGGCCCTGGACCGCTGGTTCAACTTCGGGCTCACCTCCGACGCCCAGGCAATGAAGGACAAACTGGCGCGCTGCGAGGCCGCCGGGTTCAACACCCTGATTGTCGGCGTCGATACGCGGGCCCTGGGCGCAAGGGAACGGGACCTGCACAACGGCTTCACCGCGCCTCCCGCCCTGACGCTGTCAACCATCGCGGACATCGCCCGCCGGCCGTCCTGGTGGATCAGCTTCCTGAAGTCGGACGGCATCAGTTTCCCGAACCTGGATCCGCGCAGTGCCGCGGCCACCTCCGTGGTCACCCCGTCCATGTGGCAGCACATCCTCGGCCACTCGGATGCGACCAGCGGATGGAAGGAACTGGAAGCCTTGCGCCAGGCGTGGCACGGCAAGATCGTGCTCAAGGGCTGCGTAAACCCGGCCGACGTCGAAAAAGCAGCCCGGATCGGCCTGGACGCCGTCCAGCTCAGCAACCACGGCGGCCGCCAGCTCGACCACATGCTCAGCCCGATGGATGTGCTGCAGGAATCCCGCCAGCGGGTGGGCGATTCGATGGAAATCTATGTCGACTCCGGCATCCGGCGCGGCAGCGACGTCCTCAAGGCGCTGGCGCTCGGTGCCGATGCCTGCTCGATCGGCAGGGCCTACCTGTACGGACTGGTGGCGGCGGGCTCGCCCGGCGTCGGGCGCATCATCGAGATCTTCGCGGATGAGCTCCGGCGTACCATGACGTTAGTGGGCGTTTCCAGCATTCCGGAGTTGAAAGCTCGAGGCGGGGAAATTCTCCGGGACATCCGTCATTCCGGAGAAATCCTCGAAACAACAGCGTCAGGCAACACGCACCAACAAGTTCTGAACCTGCAGGCACGCAGTGCCCTCCTCCCGCAGACTTGCGGGAAGCTTTGTGAATCTCTGAACAGCTAA
- a CDS encoding ABC transporter substrate-binding protein, giving the protein MRTRYLLPVLTIATALSLSGCVNNSEPAATGGASGTADAIEVKKNDAVAAMLPEKMKSAGVLNVGMANNYPPNEFKDDNGAPAGWAVDLTNALGQVMGLKVNFDIGTFDNILPAVKAGKDDMGVSSFTDTLEREKQVDFVNYYSAGIQWAAPKGKTVDPDNACGLKVAVQATTYQDTHEVPAKSKACTDAGKPAITIFKYDAQDQATNALVVGQVDAMSADSPVTLYAISKTKDKLQTAGDAFEVAPYGMPVAKDSEFTPALQKALQTLIDDGTYNKILSKWGVEAGGVKTAELNVAAKG; this is encoded by the coding sequence ATGCGCACCCGATACCTTCTCCCCGTTCTCACCATAGCCACAGCCCTCTCGCTCTCCGGCTGCGTCAACAACAGCGAGCCGGCGGCTACCGGCGGGGCATCCGGAACCGCTGACGCCATCGAGGTGAAAAAGAATGACGCCGTCGCCGCGATGCTCCCGGAGAAAATGAAGAGCGCCGGCGTGCTCAACGTGGGCATGGCAAACAACTACCCGCCCAACGAGTTCAAGGACGACAACGGGGCGCCGGCCGGCTGGGCCGTGGACCTGACCAACGCCCTGGGCCAGGTCATGGGCCTGAAGGTCAACTTCGACATCGGCACGTTCGACAACATCCTCCCTGCGGTAAAGGCAGGAAAGGATGACATGGGTGTGTCCTCCTTCACCGACACCCTGGAACGCGAAAAGCAGGTGGATTTCGTGAACTACTACTCCGCCGGCATCCAGTGGGCCGCCCCGAAGGGCAAGACCGTGGACCCCGACAACGCCTGCGGGCTCAAGGTCGCCGTCCAGGCCACCACCTACCAGGACACGCACGAGGTTCCGGCCAAGTCGAAGGCCTGCACCGACGCGGGCAAGCCGGCCATCACCATCTTCAAGTACGACGCGCAGGACCAGGCGACCAACGCCCTGGTGGTCGGGCAGGTCGACGCGATGAGTGCCGATTCCCCGGTGACCCTTTACGCGATCTCCAAGACCAAGGACAAGCTGCAGACCGCGGGCGACGCGTTCGAAGTGGCACCGTACGGGATGCCCGTGGCCAAGGACAGCGAATTTACGCCGGCCCTGCAGAAGGCGCTCCAGACGCTGATCGACGACGGTACCTACAACAAAATCCTGTCCAAGTGGGGAGTGGAAGCCGGCGGAGTCAAGACGGCCGAGCTCAACGTGGCAGCCAAAGGGTGA
- a CDS encoding amino acid ABC transporter permease, which translates to MSEPESDRMIEAEPGKSPESGRNAESGRAPRAGRGRDADNAPPEAIVAIPLRHPWRNVVAVLLVLGLAVFVLDAAQRPDYGWADVGKFIFDRRISQAAWVTLSLTIYAMIGAIVIGLLLAIMRLSPNPVLKSIAWLYIWLFRGTPVYVQLVFWGIVSLIYPVFTFGIPFMDPWVTIPNEIFTNLFITAVIGLALNEAAYMSEIVRAGLLSVDQGQEEASTALAMSWGQTMRYVVVPQAMKIIIPPTGNEVISMLKTTSLVAAIPLSIDLYGVSRGISAVTFTPVPLLIVASLWYLLFTSALMVGQHFIEKRFSRGTGRVKAGKESATPEPAPTAVPGAPGGPLGTDFGGKG; encoded by the coding sequence ATGAGCGAGCCGGAATCCGACCGGATGATTGAGGCGGAACCCGGCAAATCGCCGGAGTCCGGCAGGAACGCGGAGTCCGGCAGGGCGCCGCGGGCCGGCAGGGGGCGGGACGCGGACAACGCGCCGCCGGAAGCGATCGTCGCGATCCCGCTGCGGCACCCGTGGCGGAACGTGGTGGCCGTGCTCCTCGTCCTCGGACTGGCGGTCTTTGTCCTCGACGCCGCCCAGCGCCCGGACTATGGCTGGGCGGACGTGGGCAAGTTCATCTTCGACCGCCGGATCAGCCAGGCGGCGTGGGTGACATTGTCGCTGACCATCTACGCGATGATCGGTGCGATCGTCATCGGCCTGCTGCTGGCCATCATGCGCCTCTCGCCGAACCCGGTGCTGAAGAGCATCGCCTGGCTGTACATCTGGCTCTTCCGGGGAACCCCGGTCTACGTGCAGCTGGTCTTCTGGGGCATCGTGTCGCTGATCTATCCGGTGTTCACGTTCGGCATTCCGTTTATGGATCCGTGGGTCACCATCCCGAACGAGATCTTCACCAACCTCTTCATCACCGCGGTGATCGGGCTGGCCCTGAACGAGGCAGCCTACATGTCCGAGATCGTGCGCGCCGGGCTGCTGTCCGTGGACCAGGGCCAGGAGGAAGCCTCCACGGCCCTGGCGATGTCCTGGGGGCAGACGATGCGGTACGTGGTGGTCCCGCAGGCGATGAAGATCATCATTCCGCCCACCGGCAACGAGGTGATCTCGATGCTCAAGACCACCTCACTGGTGGCTGCGATCCCGTTGAGCATCGACCTGTACGGGGTGTCCCGCGGCATATCCGCGGTGACGTTCACCCCGGTGCCGCTGCTGATTGTCGCTTCCCTCTGGTACCTGCTGTTCACCTCCGCCCTGATGGTGGGACAGCACTTCATTGAGAAGCGGTTCTCCCGCGGAACCGGGCGGGTCAAGGCGGGCAAGGAATCGGCGACGCCGGAACCGGCACCGACGGCGGTTCCCGGCGCGCCCGGCGGACCGCTCGGCACGGACTTTGGAGGAAAAGGATGA
- a CDS encoding amino acid ABC transporter ATP-binding protein, whose translation MTDVPMVLAERVSKNFGSNKVLRGISLEVDPGEVLCIVGPSGSGKSTFLRCINHLERVDGGRLSVDGQLVGYRQKGDKLYELKLKEAAFQRQEIGMVFQRFNLFPHLTAVENIILAPMRVKGVSKAKATARAKELLERVGLGDKGDAYPAHLSGGQQQRVAIARALAMDPKLMLFDEPTSALDPELVGEVLDVMKELAKSGMTMIVVTHEMGFAREVADTLVFMDEGVVVEAGPPRQILSDPQHDRTKAFLSKVL comes from the coding sequence ATGACGGACGTGCCGATGGTGCTCGCGGAGCGGGTCTCCAAGAATTTCGGCTCCAACAAGGTGCTGCGCGGGATCAGCCTGGAGGTTGACCCCGGGGAGGTGCTCTGCATTGTGGGCCCCAGCGGTTCGGGTAAGTCGACGTTCCTGCGGTGCATCAACCACCTGGAACGGGTCGACGGCGGCCGGCTCTCGGTCGACGGGCAGCTGGTGGGCTACCGACAAAAGGGGGACAAGCTCTACGAACTGAAGCTCAAGGAAGCAGCCTTCCAGCGCCAGGAAATCGGGATGGTGTTCCAGCGGTTCAACCTGTTTCCGCACCTGACCGCCGTGGAGAACATCATCCTTGCCCCCATGCGGGTGAAGGGTGTGTCCAAGGCCAAAGCCACCGCCCGGGCCAAAGAACTGCTGGAACGCGTGGGCCTGGGCGACAAAGGGGACGCCTATCCGGCGCACCTGTCGGGCGGGCAGCAGCAGCGTGTGGCCATCGCCCGTGCCCTGGCCATGGACCCGAAGCTGATGCTCTTTGATGAGCCGACCAGCGCCCTGGACCCCGAACTGGTGGGCGAGGTGCTGGACGTTATGAAGGAACTGGCGAAGAGCGGCATGACCATGATCGTGGTGACCCACGAGATGGGCTTCGCCCGCGAAGTGGCGGACACGCTGGTGTTCATGGACGAAGGCGTGGTGGTGGAGGCCGGACCGCCCCGGCAGATCCTGAGCGACCCGCAGCACGACCGCACCAAGGCGTTCCTCTCCAAGGTTCTCTGA
- a CDS encoding class I SAM-dependent methyltransferase — MTTLADSKVWTDYNAAQADRPVRPLCLGAMELAGPGNGRRAIDLGCGAGKETLAMLRAGWCVHAVDSLPDTRERLLGIAPADADGRLSIEVRAFQELRELPAADLIFAGYSLPFIHPDHFGRFWRMMLGALQRRGIVAVNLFGDRDSWADIPEWNFHTEAQARQLFDGLQILTFEVYDDDGQSFRGPKHWHIFDVTARTP, encoded by the coding sequence GTGACAACGCTCGCGGACAGCAAGGTCTGGACCGACTACAACGCGGCCCAGGCGGACCGTCCCGTGCGCCCGCTCTGCCTCGGCGCCATGGAGCTAGCCGGTCCCGGCAACGGCCGCCGGGCCATCGACCTGGGCTGCGGAGCCGGCAAGGAAACGCTGGCGATGCTGCGCGCTGGCTGGTGCGTGCACGCCGTGGACTCGCTGCCGGACACCCGGGAACGGCTCCTCGGGATCGCTCCGGCGGATGCGGACGGCCGGCTCAGCATCGAGGTGCGGGCCTTCCAGGAACTCCGGGAACTCCCGGCAGCGGACCTCATCTTCGCCGGCTATTCGCTGCCGTTCATCCACCCGGACCACTTCGGACGCTTCTGGCGGATGATGCTGGGCGCCCTTCAGCGCCGGGGCATCGTGGCCGTGAACCTGTTCGGGGACCGGGACTCCTGGGCGGACATCCCGGAATGGAACTTCCACACCGAAGCGCAGGCACGGCAGCTCTTCGACGGGCTCCAGATCCTGACGTTCGAGGTGTACGACGACGACGGGCAGTCATTCCGGGGCCCCAAGCACTGGCACATCTTCGACGTGACCGCCCGCACGCCGTGA
- a CDS encoding MFS transporter: MSNSPRTGLAVAGLSLGTALNPLNSSMIAVALVVLRADFGLDVATVTWVITSFYLTSAAGQPLMGRLADRFGPRRLFMLGMALVAATCALAPFAPNFALLCVARAVMALGTATAYPSAVVMVGALAKLADVKSTRPLGRIQMANTSAAAVGPVVGGLLVGFVGWEALFLVNVPLALGAILLVRQFAPADEDRERGRAAELLRDSDIPGILAFIGSMVLVMMALLNVVPEYRWWLLGAGTLLAVLFVWRELRFDPPFLDLRLLGRNRPLLLVYLGFALFNGVYYFAFFGLPQLLQEAGGYEPGLVGLLMLPLAAVSVISTPLAVRAMDRIGVKRVLIAGVVLLIAASGTMWLLTASFAIPLVIALTAMLGVPYGVVSIASSQGMYLSTRPEERGVAAGIFQTCRYLGAITATVLIGIFYGTGVNQANWGLMVFTMLGLGAVVFAVSLMWRERR; encoded by the coding sequence GTGAGCAACTCCCCACGGACGGGCCTCGCCGTCGCAGGACTCAGCCTGGGCACGGCCCTGAACCCGCTGAACTCCTCGATGATCGCCGTCGCCCTGGTGGTGCTGCGCGCCGACTTCGGGCTCGACGTCGCCACCGTCACCTGGGTGATCACTTCCTTCTACCTCACCTCCGCGGCGGGCCAGCCGCTGATGGGCCGGCTGGCGGACCGCTTCGGGCCGCGGCGGCTGTTTATGCTCGGCATGGCGCTGGTGGCCGCGACCTGCGCGCTGGCACCGTTCGCCCCGAACTTCGCCCTGCTGTGCGTGGCCCGCGCCGTTATGGCACTGGGCACCGCGACCGCCTACCCGAGCGCGGTCGTGATGGTCGGAGCGCTGGCGAAGCTGGCGGACGTCAAGTCCACCCGGCCGCTGGGCCGGATCCAGATGGCCAACACCTCGGCGGCCGCGGTCGGGCCGGTGGTGGGCGGCCTGCTGGTGGGCTTCGTCGGCTGGGAGGCGCTGTTCCTGGTCAACGTCCCGCTGGCCCTGGGCGCGATCCTCCTGGTCCGGCAGTTCGCGCCGGCGGATGAGGACCGGGAACGCGGCCGGGCCGCGGAGCTGCTGCGGGACTCGGACATCCCCGGCATCCTGGCTTTCATCGGCTCCATGGTGCTGGTGATGATGGCGCTGCTCAATGTCGTGCCGGAGTACCGCTGGTGGCTGCTCGGGGCAGGCACCCTGCTGGCCGTACTCTTTGTCTGGCGCGAGCTGCGCTTCGACCCGCCGTTCCTTGACCTGCGGCTGCTGGGCCGGAACCGGCCGTTGCTGCTGGTCTATCTGGGCTTTGCCTTGTTCAACGGTGTCTACTACTTCGCCTTCTTCGGCCTGCCGCAGCTGCTGCAGGAAGCCGGCGGCTACGAGCCCGGTCTGGTGGGCCTGCTGATGCTGCCGCTGGCCGCCGTCTCGGTGATCTCGACGCCGCTGGCCGTCCGCGCGATGGACCGGATCGGCGTCAAGCGGGTGCTGATCGCCGGCGTCGTGCTGCTGATCGCCGCATCGGGGACGATGTGGCTGCTGACCGCCTCGTTCGCGATCCCACTGGTGATTGCGCTGACCGCGATGCTGGGCGTGCCGTACGGAGTGGTCAGCATCGCCTCCAGCCAGGGCATGTACCTGTCCACCCGGCCGGAGGAGCGCGGCGTGGCCGCCGGGATCTTCCAGACCTGCCGGTATCTCGGGGCGATCACGGCCACGGTGCTGATCGGGATTTTCTACGGCACCGGCGTGAACCAGGCCAACTGGGGGCTCATGGTGTTCACGATGCTCGGACTCGGCGCGGTGGTGTTTGCCGTGTCGCTGATGTGGCGGGAGCGGCGGTGA